Genomic segment of Verrucomicrobiota bacterium:
ATTGCCTCGCCGGCTACCGGTGGGTGGCGGGTGGAAAACGACCCCGTCCGTTTCCGGTGAACCCTTTGAGGTGGTCATGCTGGAGATGGTCGGGAAACATTTGCGGCTCCAACGAATGTCGGGTTTGGCCGCCATCATCGCGAGTTGGCATCCCACGCATATCCTTCTGGATAGCGACCCGGCAACAATGCTGGTTCGCCAGGCTTTGGGCATCGCCCGTCGTCAGCAGTATGATCCGCCCCGGGTTTGGGCCATGACGGCGGAAAACCTTAAACCGGACTGGCCCCGGGATATGGCCTTGGGTTTCGCCAAGTTAAAACCGGGCCTCGTCGTTGGGCCATTGATCACTGGTTGGTTGCGTCGCATCGCTCGCCGACAGTTGAGTCATGTTTTCACGTTGAGCCGGGACGGCACTCGGGTGATGCAGGAGTTGGGTTTTTCCGGGCGCGCTACCCAGATACCATTGGGATTGGACCGGACGTTGTTTTACCCTCGTTCGTCCGAGCAAATTGCCGAGACACGTGCGCGCTTGGGACTGCGGGAGAAAACGATCGCGTACTTCGGGCGCCTGATTCCCGAGAAAGGCCTGCATATCCTGCTGACCGCCTTGGCGGGGATCAAGCAACTGCGCTGGCAGTTTTTGGTGGATCGGTTTTCGGACTATCAGACGCCGTATATTCAGGAAATCAAACAGCAGGTTGAGTCCTTGGGGCTGACTGATCGGGTGGTGTTCTTTGACGCTGCGCATGCGGAAATGCCGCTGTACATGAATGCAGCGGACTTTGTGGTCTTGCCTTCGGTATCCACTCCCAAATGGAAGGAGCAATATGGTCGGGTACTGCCGGAAGCCATGGCCTGTGGTAAGATTGTGGTGGGCAGTCGAAGCGGTGCGATTCCGGAATTGATTGACGATTGCGGTTACCTTTTTCCCGAAGGAGACGCCTGTGCGTTGGGAAAAATACTGGCGGAGCTGGTTTGCGCCCGAGAGGAGACGCTGGCCGACCTGCGCCGCAAAGCGACGGCGCGGGCGCATGATCGGCTTTCCGCCGATCATCAGGCGCAAATCTGGCTGGATTTGGCCAAAAAAGAGGCTCAAAGCAAGGCCGCAAAATGAAGTTTCACTCAAAAAAAATTACTACGCCGATGTGTCCGCACCGGCAGAAAAAATGCGAGCGATGCAGCATGATCCCACTCGTTTATCCCGAATGCAATCCCGCGCCTCAGCTCACATCCAAAACTACAGCATTGAAAAAGCTGTGTCGGGCACCCTGGCCGCAGTCCAGTACTGCCAGCAAAACCAACAATCCGCCTGACCGAAACACCGGTTTCCTGAAGCACTGGCTCACTGGCTCACCGGCCCCCCGCCCCACCGACTCACCGCCCCACTGGCTCACCGAAACACCGTCTTTCCTGCTTCCTCCAACTTCCTGTCCGCCTTGAATCAATGCCCCTTTACTTCATCCTTGCCTTGATCTGCATGGGTATGGTCGCCACCTTCAGTAACTGGCGGCATGGTATCTACTGGATGGTCGCCATCGCAATGATGCAGGATCCGATGCGGAAAATGACGCCGGGCGTACCGGCGCTCCTGGTGTTGTCCATCATGCCCATCTGGATGACGATGATTCTGAAAATGCTGGGCTCTGAGCGCAACCCGCTGATTAGGTTCAAGGCTTGCCATGCCCGGATGCTTACCTTTATCGGGCTCTTCCTTTTAGCGCTGGTGCCTTCGGCGGTGCAATCCTTCTCTTTGGGATTTGCGGGATTGCAACTGGCCATCATGGGCGGATTCAGCTATATCGGCTCACTGCTGAGTTTGCTGGCTGGCTATTATTTCATACGGCATCCCACCGATCTGGATCGGCTGCTCAAGTTTTATTGTATCGGAACTGGCATCCTGCTTATCGGTGGCCTGCTGGAGGCTGGGGGCATAACCCCAAGTTGGGCCGCCGTCGGCACCAAGGCGATGGACATGGATTGGACTCGGGGCTGGGTGGGTGGTTCCCTCAATTTGCGGGCGGGTTTCTACCGCAGCCCGGACATCATGGGCTGGCATGCGGCGGCCGCCTGCCTTTTGGCATTTCTCCTGGCGTCAAACCGGGTGGGTGCCGGGCGTGTATTTTGGTTGGGGATGGCCGCTTGGGCGTCGGTCTCCGTGATGCTCTGTGGCCGCCGCAAAGCGTTTATGATGCTGCCCGTGTTTGCCCTGACATTTATCTGGATTAACTTTCGCGGCAAAGCCCGGATCGCCCAAACTTTGGGAGTGCTGCTGGTAGCGTTGCTGTTTGGAACGGTGCTCTATGGGCAAATGGCGTCCTCCGCAGACACGGAGGAATATTATTTCAAGCAAACCAGCCAGGATTTCCAAACCCGGGTACTGGATTACGTCGTTGACTCAATCGTCGGAACATTTGAACAGCAAGGTTTCTGGGGGGCAGGCTTGGGAACTGCCACCCAAGGGGCTCATCATGTGGTGCAGGCTGAATCGTCAGGTGCGAGCCGTTCTCGCATGTGGCAGGAGGGCGGTTTGGACCGCATCTTGGGGGAATTGGGATTAATCGGGTTTGCGTGTGCCGCGGGATTCGGTATCTTGGTGTTGTCAAAGATCTTGTTGGTCAGCCGGTCGTATCGCGATTCGCCAAATCGGATGCAAGTCACCCTAGGGGCCTTCGTCGTCGCTAACGCGGCGAATTTCGTGTTATCGCATCAGGTCTTCGGCGACCCATTCATCAGCACCTTTTTTGCTTTCCTGACCGGCGTTGTGCTCTCCATGCCGCGGCTTACTCGGGAATCGGCTGCCGACGTGGCACCCGTCATGGCTGCCTCAGTCGTTAATCATCAAGGAATGCCTGCTGCCCTCTCCCCGTTTGCAGGTGATGCTCACGGGCCTGACTCGGATATACCGTCCCACCGACTCACCGACTCACCGACCCACCGCCCCACGGATTCATCGCAATCCTGAAACGCCATCTGCAATTCCATGCCGCAAAAGTCCAGCTCGGTAGCCCTGATGTCCACCAACCCGTCTGGCTTCGTCGGCAGCATGGCTCGCTACGAGTCGTTGGTCATTGCCGCCAACGAAATCATGGCGCAACAAACCGGGCATTCTTTCCGCACCGTGTCGCTGGCCATGCCTCTCCGAAGGCTCCGATTATTCCCGAGAAAAATCAGCACCGTGGTCCATCACCTCTGGATTAAGTCTAAAATGCAGATGGTCCGCCAGCAGTCCGAGCGT
This window contains:
- a CDS encoding glycosyltransferase, with protein sequence LPRRLPVGGGWKTTPSVSGEPFEVVMLEMVGKHLRLQRMSGLAAIIASWHPTHILLDSDPATMLVRQALGIARRQQYDPPRVWAMTAENLKPDWPRDMALGFAKLKPGLVVGPLITGWLRRIARRQLSHVFTLSRDGTRVMQELGFSGRATQIPLGLDRTLFYPRSSEQIAETRARLGLREKTIAYFGRLIPEKGLHILLTALAGIKQLRWQFLVDRFSDYQTPYIQEIKQQVESLGLTDRVVFFDAAHAEMPLYMNAADFVVLPSVSTPKWKEQYGRVLPEAMACGKIVVGSRSGAIPELIDDCGYLFPEGDACALGKILAELVCAREETLADLRRKATARAHDRLSADHQAQIWLDLAKKEAQSKAAK